Proteins from a genomic interval of Alosa alosa isolate M-15738 ecotype Scorff River chromosome 8, AALO_Geno_1.1, whole genome shotgun sequence:
- the LOC125299525 gene encoding uncharacterized protein LOC125299525, which yields MLLSKTLERCWTLKLNSSILDGLIETIVQFKVYLTDAECMEVAKALVSAHPCLKEPGSVNGCDGWKKSLKDKLGNYRNKLRRLGCPEVSVNALTNKPGDRRSPAYGVKKPKKAEVNYFPAYPQGESKESQELKRVLLLSEVEKRNNEDQVSLLMDQTFAHRHQEVVRDAPMIAELKARWPALFTLRELCAEFKRITIVNLQSKFFSQLDAQSANLMKAFSKKRGYPGKMAEAHRSTYMTEDSGIDVRRECVLKGLCVYMNEDPESFVKEYMPDDVSSHTAMAETTSIYVLRHEGAEPGDPPEDVGILLEGVTVLRELRNVPFAFAIFIALVYALNLCYPSEHKYTFEALQKLVLELDGNKLSKKVQALKTILAR from the exons ATGCTGCTTTCAAAGACACTGGAACGTTGCTGGACCCTGAAACTAAACTCTTCCATTCTTGATGGCTTGATTGAAACAATTGTTCAGTTCAAGGTCTACCTCACTGATGCTGAGTGTATGGAGGTAGCTAAAGCTCTTGTGTCTGCACACCCTTGTTTGAAAGAGCCAGGCTCAGTCAATGGATGTGATGGCTGGAAAAAGAGCTTGAAGGATAAATTAGGAAATTACAGAAACAAGCTGAGACGCCTTGGATGCCCCGAAGTTTCAGTGAATGCCTTGACAAACAAACCTGGTGACCGACGCAGCCCTGCCTACGGTGTGAAAAAGCCAAAAAAAGCCGAAGTTAATTACTTCCCAGCTTATCCACAAGGTGAATCAAAGGAGAGCCAGGAATTGAAACGAGTATTGCTCCTATCAGAGGTGGAGAAAAGAAATAATGAGGATCAGGTATCTTTGTTGATGGATCAGACTTTTGCCCACCGACATCAAGAAGTAGTCAGAGATGCACCCATGATAGCTGAATTGAAGGCGAGGTGGCCAGCACTCTTCACTCTGCGTGAG ctGTGTGCGGAATTCAAAAGGATCACCATTGTCAACTTGCAGTCAAAGTTTTTCTCCCAGCTGGATGCTCAATCTGCAAACCTGATGAAGGCATTTAGCAAGAAAAGAGGGTACCCTGGGAAGATGGCTGAAGCGCATCGTAGTACCTATATGACTGAG GATTCTGGCATTGATGTCCGTCGCGAATGTGTTCTCAAGGGACTTTGTGTCTATATGAATGAAGACCCCGAGAGCTTTGTGAAAGAATACATG CCAGATGATGTCAGTAGTCACACGGCCATGGCAGAGACCACCTCCATCTATGTCCTTCGACACGAGGGTGCGGAACCTGGTGATCCCCCAGAGGACGTTGGGATCCTTCTTGAGGGTGTCACTGTGCTACGGGAGCTGCGTAACGTACCATTTGCTTTTGCCATTTTCATTGCTCTTGTCTATGCTCTCAACTTGTGTTATCCGTCAGAGCATAAGTACACATTTGAAGCCCTCCAGAAGTTAGTTCTGGAGCTTGATGGGAACAAGCTCTCCAAAAAAGTTCAAGCTCTGAAAACAATTCTTGCTCGTTAA